One genomic segment of Brachionichthys hirsutus isolate HB-005 chromosome 13, CSIRO-AGI_Bhir_v1, whole genome shotgun sequence includes these proteins:
- the LOC137903477 gene encoding uncharacterized protein, with protein MNSGDDYYWKLVADFTGPQSGEGLELEKAPCKNRCLIQVGLLREENHFPWSAIIEWLKKMFPSHRSADFRRLIERGIAATLSLGSDARLTFLESDANFNFVGPICDSIGVERQHLLELKDFTERAQSIEVTNALILELSYFIAREKIAPIMLVTWLRNFNLEFCKNGNVQRAFQELKPRIKKLKIHCHSYETRSQRRNAVMENLLQSPFELVPEKRPKVLARKRFKRDDALNSDKIQIKEECESYEIMQDEGSELNLGVKSEVDLDPSNSGGETSSDKGDALTLLDIAMLSVQKLSVMYGGKTDACKRISFDLLRNQYILTCKEHPAMVEFEKQLQSLPEDVSLASPVMFLNHNANFLVDVHDAIEQQIMSFEKEIVFSTGEKLGRDKLPKFRNFVNLSESATSRYIRMACDVLSPRNPDAHNYRKHWVAFCEEKNNPSKLSVNESNRFSNYFEVAAGLIHHHKEISLFLSDLLSLTNDDCPNVILESVAADADDAVIQSLVCVLAVVYCKILGPYWQLLRSEGKYAHFGKYILCLYQRFLDWSKNSATMLEPEEDANLFLQAPLQEKIFEGVFQYCGQWHTNRDLIRASLKRTLKVIAAVTEEHLKDFLPGGTFSHVPSPDLSSQMANCTFSVLMGEYPFGHAYPYEKKRPDKSCFSLKDIPAVDSSGEDEDQSGSADGGSDESFARRAVKKGCKTKRELAERELQRLRLHLEQNMDRDYVMKTVSRNGGPCKTQQDVDKMLLRFDGKSRAVRWESLRCEILYQKMILNNSDPNLDCDLLDGKLLALKLKLALPRVKPGYSLVWSPRQTTKAKPAPQDPTEASS; from the exons ATGAATTCTG GAGATGACTACTATTGGAAATTGGTCGCGGACTTCACTGGTCCTCAGTCGGGGGAAGGATTGGAGCTTGAGAAGGCGCCCTGCAAAAACAGATGCTTGATTCAAGTCGGACTTCTAAGAGAGGAAAATCATTTTCCATGGTCCGCCATTATAGAATGGCTGAAGAAAATGTTTCCCAGTCATCGTTCAGCCGACTTCCGTCGTTTGATTGAAAGAGGCATCGCGGCTACGTTGAGTCTGGGAAGCGACGCGCGGCTGACCTTCCTGGAATCGGATGCCAACTTTAACTTTGTTGGGCCAATCTGTGACAGCATTGGAGTTGAACGACAACACCTTCTGGAACTTAAGGATTTCACAGAGCGAGCGCAATCGATCGAGGTCACAAACGCATTGATCCTCGAGTTGAGTTACTTCATCGCCAGGGAGAAAATTGCACCGATCATGCTCGTGACTTGGCTGAGAAACTTCAATCTGGAATTTTGCAAGAATGGGAATGTTCAAAGGGCTTTTCAAGAACTCAAACCCAGGATCAAGAAGTTAAAAATACACTGCCACAGCTATGAAACAAGGAGCCAAAGGAGGAATGCGGTGATGGAAAATCTGCTGCAGAGTCCGTTTGAACTGGTGCCGGAGAAAAGGCCAAAAGTTCTTGCGAGGAAGCGCTTTAAAAGAGATGACGCATTAAATAGTGACAAGATTCAAATCAAAGAGGAATGCGAGAGCTATGAAATCATGCAGGATGAAGGATCCGAGTTGAACCTTGGTGTCAAAAGTGAAGTGGATTTGGATCCGTCTAACAGTGGAGGCGAGACATCCTCCGACAAAGGGGACGCCCTGACGCTGCTTGACATCGCCATGCTGTCCGTCCAAAAGCTATCGGTTATGTACGGTGGGAAAACGGACGCCTGCAAGCGGATCTCCTTCGACCTGCTCAGAAACCAGTACATCCTGACGTGTAAGGAGCATCCAGCCATGGTCGAGTTCGAGAAGCAACTGCAGTCCCTCCCCGAAGACGTTTCACTCGCCTCTCCTGTGATGTTTCTGAACCACAACGCCAACTTCCTCGTCGACGTGCACGACGCCATCGAGCAGCAGATCATGAGCTTCGAAAAGGAGATCGTGTTCTCGACGGGCGAAAAACTCGGCCGGGACAAGCTTCCGAAGTTTCGGAACTTTGTGAACCTGTCGGAGAGCGCCACTTCACGCTACATCCGCATGGCCTGCGACGTCTTGAGCCCCAGAAACCCCGACGCGCACAACTACAGGAAGCACTGGGTCGCGTTCTGCGAGGAAAAGAACAACCCGTCCAAACTCTCCGTGAATGAGTCGAACCGCTTCAGCAACTATTTTGAAGTCGCGGCGGGTTTGATTCACCACCACAAAGAAATCTCGCTCTTCTTGTCCGACCTGCTGTCGCTGACCAACGACGACTGCCCCAACGTCATTCTGGAGAGCGTCGCCGCCGACGCCGACGACGCCGTGATACAGAGCCTCGTTTGCGTCCTGGCCGTCGTTTACTGCAAAATCCTCGGTCCTTATTGGCAGCTCCTGAGAAGCGAAGGAAAGTACGCGCACTTcgggaagtacatcctctgcctCTACCAGAGGTTCCTCGATTGGTCCAAAAATTCTGCGACAATGCTGGAGCCGGAAGAGGACGCCAATCTCTTCCTGCAGGCGCCGCTGCAGGAGAAGATCTTTGAGGGGGTGTTTCAGTACTGTGGCCAGTGGCACACAAACAGGGACCTCATCAGGGCTAGCCTGAAGAGGACGCTGAAGGTTATTGCTGCAGTCACTGAAGAACACCTGAAGGATTTCCTCCCAGGGGGGACGTTTTCTCATGTCCCCTCACCAGACCTGAGTTCACAAATGGCAAACTGCACCTTTTCTGTCTTGATGGGAGAGTATCCCTTCGGCCACGCCTACCCGTATGAGAAGAAGAGGCCTGACAAGTCCTGCTTCTCACTCAAGGACATTCCTGCCGTGGATAGTTCCGGGGAAGACGAGGATCAAAGCGGTTCAGCTGATGGCGGCTCGGATGAATCTTTCGCTCGGCGAGCCGTGAAGAAAGGTTGCAAAACGAAAAGAGAGTTGGCAGAAAGGGAGCTGCAACGTCTGCGTCTGCATCTGGAGCAGAACATGGATCGGGATTACGTAATGAAAACGGTGAGCAGAAACGGAGGCCCGTGCAAAACCCAGCAGGACGTCGACAAAATGCTGCTGCGCTTCGACGGGAAGAGCCGAGCTGTGAGGTGGGAGTCCCTCCGTTGTGAGATACTTTACCAGAAAATGATTCTGAACAACAGCGACCCCAACTTGGATTGCGATTTACTCGACGGCAAACTCTTGgcgctgaagctgaagctggcgCTCCCTCGAGTGAAGCCGGGCTACTCTCTCGTTTGGTCGCCCCGCCAGACGACAAAAGCAAAGCCTGCGCCCCAGGATCCGACGGAGGCGTCGAGCTGA
- the fbxl6 gene encoding F-box/LRR-repeat protein 6 produces the protein MDSPESEALSMSGRREDTAPNTSGQEVDGPKSKKMSLKRTTGNPAKVKSKKQKKARASRSAQLGYTVQQGEDMLLVISSPPSQYDGSVWSPKKGRKKKRHAKGKPTAVQIKKKRSACAEPGPGNNPASSSKEDAALSVQEKTADHRWGQNLPEEVLINIFQLVVVQDGAVPFLCRVGRVCRLWNAAASSPALWRKVTVAHCWIAPGKTQLPKTERKIKDTFTWLAQNRFSQLRDFSLCHWTKNASYVVEVVTQHCPHLHSLTLSYCTGLTASAFHSLGLHSLSLQSINVQCSEFQVEGLLDYLENHGSRIKSILFTYGLKNDRILTAVSRGCCPDLELLEISTRLDSKGGELPVCVQALQIACPKLKTFRMLNVRPMHKMMRGGADSASGFPLLEELCIATTSCSYMTDKDLWDVLFASTKLRVLDLRGGSRITPTGLVTLPCLELECLFWGQYFSSSGSLSSPKPGIHMVTQKWGRTMQQLDIANQIFAVEDLESAMSHLARATETDTLRSLNLSGTRITPAALRSVIDQNTSLTYLNLSSCRYLPRGLKRIYHGQEDIRQLLDKLD, from the exons ATGGATTCCCCTGAATCAGAGGCTTTAAGCATGAGTGGAAGAAGAGAAGACACTGCACCAAATACATCAGGTCAAGAAGTAGATGGACCGAAGTCTAAGAAAATGTCTCTGAAGAGGACCACTGGGAATCCTGCAAAGGTGAAAAGCAAGAAGCAAAAAAAGGCCCGGGCCTCACGCTCCGCTCAGCTCGGCTACACGGTCCAGCAGGGGGAGGACATGCTGCTCGTCATATCCAGCCCTCCTTCTCAGTATGACGGCTCCGTCTGGAGCCCAAAGAAGGGCCGTAAGAAGAAAAGGCACGCTAAAGGCAAACCAACAGCTGTccaaattaagaaaaaaaggTCTGCATGTGCCGAACCCGGGCCGGGAAACAATCCAGCTTCCAGTAGTAAAGAGGACGCTGCTCTATCTGTGCAGGAGAAAACGGCAGATCACAGGTGGGGTCAGAATCTTCCTGAGGAGGTGCTGATCAATATTTTTCAGTTGGTGGTCGTCCAGGATGGTGCTGTGCCGTTTCTATGCAG GGTGGGCAGAGTTTGTCGTCTGTGGAACGCTGCTGCCTCCAGTCCGGCCCTGTGGCGCAAGGTGACCGTAGCTCACTGCTGGATTGCACCAGGGAAAACCCAGCTACCCAAAACTGAGAGGAAGATTAAGGACACGTTTACATGGCTGGCACAGAACAG ATTCTCTCAGCTACGAGACTTCTCTCTCTGCCACTGGACAAAGAATGCTAGCTATGTTGTAGAG GTCGTGACGCAGCACTGCCCTCACCTGCACTCCCTCACGCTCTCCTACTGCACAGGCCTGACGGCAAGCGCCTTCCACAGCCTTGGGCTGCACAGCCTTTCTCTGCAGAGCATCAATGTGCAGTGTTCAGAG TTCCAGGTTGAGGGACTCCTGGATTACCTTGAAAATCACGGGAGCAGGATCAAGAGCATTTTATTCACTTATGGGCTCAAGAACGACAGAATTCTGACTGCCGTCTCT agGGGGTGCTGTCCTGACTtggagctgctggagatcaGCACCAGGCTCGACAGTAAAGGCGGCGAACTCCCTGTTTGCGTTCAGGCACTGCAGATAGCATGTCCTAAACTTAAG ACCTTCCGGATGCTGAATGTCAGACCTATGCATAAGATGATGCGCGGCGGTGCCGACTCGGCATCAGGCTTCCCGTTGTTGGAGGAGCTCTGCATTGCAACCACGTCTTGCTCCTACATGACGGACAAAGATCTGTGGGACGTTCTTTTTGCGTCCACTAAGCTGCGGGTGCTGGACCTGCGAGGCGGTTCACGAATCACCCCGACTGGTCTTGTAACATTACCCTGTCTCG AGCTCGAGTGTCTGTTCTGGGGACAGTATTTTAGTAGCAGCGGCAGTTTGTCATCACCGAAGCCAGGGATTCACATGGTGACACAAAAATGGGGTCGAACGATGCAGCAACTGGACATCGCAAATCAGATCTTCGCCGTCGAGGATTTGGAGTCGGCCATGAGTCACCTCGCTCGGGCAACGGAGACGGACACCCTGCGTTCACTCAATCTGAGTGGGACTCGAATCACACCAGCTGCCCTCAG GTCCGTCATCGATCAAAATACTTCCCTCACCTACCTCAATCTTTCGTCGTGCCGTTATCTTCCAAGAGGACTGAAGAGGATTTACCATGGCCAAGAGGACATTCGCCAGCTGCTGGACAAGTTAGACTAG
- the eppk1 gene encoding epiplakin — MDILSAWAVTDPPAVARLLWVLALVLPTLLVWLLFCSCHSWNQISSPSMEKYLAAMVNSKSKASTQTMEEVKDKPKRRPLVRAASEESSSGLSSVSHAPSPGDTLPWNLPKHHRMKRSKSASGDVLDPAERAVLRIAEISSKEKKFKGLRKQVSASELYESQIISKELFTKIIEGKVTEDNINEMESIQKYLGATNCIAGVRIESTKKVLSINEAKIKGLLTPGTSLVLLEAQAATGFVIDPVNNKKLSVEEAVDQGVVGTEWKKKLLSAERAVTGYKDPYTDNTISLFQALKKDLIVKDHGIRLLEAQIATGGIIDPVHSHRVPVQVAYQRGYFDEEMNQILSDPDDDTKGFFDPNTQENLTYLQLIERCVMDPNTGLNLLSIVRKVQAFHGIRKDVTAKELLESQIIDDDLFKDLRAGRVTVTDVSEMESVRRYLEGTNSIAGVYLQSTKEILSISEAKRRALLTPGTSLVLLEAQAATGFVIDPVNNKKLSVEEAVDQGVVGTEWKKKLLSAERAVTGYKDPYTGNTISLFQALKKDLIVKDHGIRLLEAQIATGGIIDPVHSHRVPVQVAYQRGYFDEEMNQILSDPDDDTKGFFDPNTQENLTYLQLVERCITEPATGLSLLVIVKKGEFYFYVDEATKLILKSTTTTRAGGKYQGETVSLWDLLYSRYITEEKRRELVQQYKSGSITIERLLEIILTVIQQQTTTQVQAFHGIRKDVTAKELLESQIIDDDLFKDLRAGIVTVTEVSEMESVRRYLEGTNSIAGVYLQSTKEILSISEAKRRALLTPGTSLVLLEAQAATGFVIDPVNNKKLSVEEAVDQGVVGTEWKKKLLSAERAVTGYKDPYTGNTISLFQALKKDLIVKDHGIRLLEAQIATGGIIDPVHSHRVPVQVAYQRGYFDEEMNQILSDPDDDTKGFFDPNTQENLTYLQLVERCITEPVTGLSLLVIVKKGEFYFYVDEATKLILKSTTTTRAGGKYQGETVSLWDLLHSRYVTEEKRRELVQQYKSGSITIERLLEIILTVIRQQTTTSSQVQAFHGIRKDVTAKELLESQIIDDDLFKDLRAGIVTVTEVSEMESVRRYLEGTNSIAGVYLQSTKEILSISEAKRRALLTPGTSLVLLEAQAATGFVIDPVNNKKLSVEEAVDQGVVGTEWKKKLLSAERAVTGYKDPYTGDTISLFQALKKDLIVKDHGIRLLEAQIATGGIIDPVHSHRVPVQVAYQRGYFDEEMNQILSDPDDDTKGFFDPNTQENLTYLQLVERCITEPVTGLSLLVIVKKGEFYFYVDEATKLILKSTTTTRAGGKYQGETVSLWDLLYSRYITEEKRRELVQQYKSGSITIERLLEIILTIIRQQTATSSSQVQAFHGIRKDVTAKELLESQIIDDDLFKDLGAGRVTVTDVSEMESVRRYLEGTNSIAGVYLQSTKEILSISEAKRRALLTPGTSLVLLEAQAATGFVIDPVNNKKLSVEEAVDQGVVGTEWKKKLLSAERAVTGYKDPYTDNTISLFQALKKDLIVKDHGIRLLEAQIATGGIIDPVHSHRVPVQVAYQRGYFDEEMNQILSDPDDDTKGFFDPNTQENLTYLQLVERCITEPATGLSLLVIVKKGEFYFYVDEATKLILKSTTTIRAGGKYQGETVSLWDLLHSRYVTEEKRRELVQQYKSGSITIERLLEIILTVIQQQTTTSSSTSIVTCQPQETKVDSGSTKTTITTTITDTTQVQAFHGIRKDVTAKELLESQIIDDDLFKDLRAGRVTVTEVSEMESVRRYLEGTNSIAGVYLQSTKEILSISEAKRRALLTPGTSLVLLEAQAATGFVIDPVNNKKLSVEEAVDQGVVGTEWKKKLLSAERAVTGYKDPYTGNTISLFQALKKDLIVKDHGIRLLEAQIATGGIIDPVHSHRVPVQVAYQRGYFDEEMNQILSDPDDDTKGFFDPNTQENLTYLQLVERCITEPATGLSLLVIVKKGEFYFYVDEATKLILKSTTTTRAGGKYQGETVSLWDLLYSRYVTEEKRRELVQQYKSGSITIERLLEIILTIIRQQTATSSSSSIVTCQPQETKVDSGSTKTTITTTITDTTQVQAFHGIRKDVTAKELLESQIIDDDLFKDLRAGRVTVTDVSEMESVRRYLEGTNSIAGVYLQSTKEILSISEAKRRALLTPGTSLVLLEAQAATGFVIDPVNNKKLSVEEAVDQGVVGTEWKKKLLSAERAVTGYKDPYTGNTISLFQALKKDLIVKDHGIRLLEAQIATGGIIDPVHSHRVPVQVAYQRGYFDEEMNQILSDPDDDTKGFFDPNTQENLTYLQLVERCITEPVTGLSLLPLRK, encoded by the exons ATGGATATCCTGTCAGCCTGGGCCGTCACTGACCCCCCTGCTGTGGCCCGGCTCCTCTGGGTCCTCGCTCTGGTGCTGCCCACCCTCCTGGTCTGGCTTCTCTTCTGCTCCTGCCACAGCTGGAACCAGATCTCCTCACCATCTATGGAGAAGTACCTGGCCG CGATGGTGAACTCCAAATCCAAAGCTTCAACTCAG AccatggaggaggtgaaggacaaGCCCAAGAGGAGGCCTCTGGTCAGGGCGGCCTCAGAAGAGAGCTCCAGTGGTCTGAGCTCAGTAAGTCACGCCCCCTCCCCGGGAGACACGCTGCCCTGGAACCTGCCGAAGCACCATCGCATGAAGCGCTCCAAGTCGGCTTCCGGAGACGTGCTGGACCCAGCAGAGAGGGCCGTCCTCCGCATCGCAG AGATAtcatcaaaagaaaagaaattcaaagGCTTAAGAAAGCAGGTCTCAGCCAGCGAGCTGTATGAGTCACAGATCATCTCAAAGGAGCTTTTCACAAAGATTATTGAGGGGAAAGTAACTGAGGACAACATTAACGAAATGGAATCAATTCAGAAATATCTTGGAGCTACAAACTGCATAGCAGGTGTGAGAATTGAATCTACAAAGAAAGTGCTTAGTATTAATGAAGCCAAAATCAAAGGTCTGCTAACTCCCGGCACTTCTTTGGTTCTACTGGAGGCCCAAGCTGCCACCGGCTTTGTCATTGATCCAGTGAACAACAAGAAACTTTCTGTAGAGGAAGCTGTGGATCAAGGTGTGGTTGGCACTGAGTGGAAAAAGAAACTGCTCTCTGCAGAAAGAGCGGTCACCGGATATAAAGATCCCTACACAGATAACACCATTTCTTTGTTCCAAGCTCTGAAAAAAGATCTCATTGTCAAAGATCATGGAATCCGTCTCCTCGAAGCACAAATTGCAACCGGCGGCATCATCGACCCAGTGCACAGTCACAGAGTGCCTGTACAGGTGGCATACCAGCGAGGTTACTTTGATGAAGAAATGAATCAGATTCTGTCTGACCCTGATGACGACACCAAGGGTTTCTTTGACCCCAATACCCAAGAGAACCTCACCTACCTTCAGCTGATTGAGAGGTGTGTCATGGATCCAAATACAGGACTTAACTTACTGTCAATTGTCAGGAAAG TTCAAGCATTCCATGGAATCAGAAAGGATGTCACTGCCAAGGAACTGCTTGAATCCCAAATCATTGATGATGACCTCTTCAAAGATCTTAGAGCTGGAAGAGTCACAGTGACAGACGTAAGTGAAATGGAGTCAGTAAGGAGGTACTTAGAGGGAACTAACAGCATTGCCGGAGTTTACCTGCAGTCAACCAAAGAGATCCTAAGCATCTCTGAAGCCAAAAGAAGAGCCTTGCTAACTCCTGGCACATCGTTGGTGCTACTGGAGGCCCAAGCTGCCACCGGCTTTGTCATTGATCCAGTGAACAACAAGAAACTTTCTGTAGAGGAAGCTGTGGATCAAGGGGTGGTTGGCACTGAGTGGAAAAAGAAACTGCTCTCTGCAGAAAGAGCGGTCACCGGATACAAAGATCCCTACACAGGAAACACCATTTCTTTGTTCCAAGCTCTGAAAAAAGATCTCATTGTCAAAGATCATGGAATCCGTCTCCTCGAAGCACAAATTGCGACCGGCGGCATCATCGACCCAGTACACAGTCACAGAGTGCCTGTACAGGTGGCATACCAGCGAGGTTACTTTGATGAAGAAATGAATCAGATTCTGTCTGACCCTGATGACGACACCAAGGGTTTCTTTGACCCCAATACCCAAGAGAACCTCACCTACCTTCAGCTAGTTGAGAGGTGCATTACAGAACCCGCCACAGGCCTTAGCTTATTGGTCATTGTGAAGAAAGGCGAGTTTTATTTCTACGTTGATGAGGCAACAAAACTCATTCTGAAGTCTACAACAACAACCAGAGCAGGAGGAAAATACCAAGGAGAAACAGTGTCCCTGTGGGATCTCCTCTATTCCAGATACATAACcgaggagaaaaggagagagctTGTGCAACAGTACAAGTCTGGCTCAATCACAATTGAACGCCTTTTGGAAATCATCCTCACCGTCATTCAGCAGCAGACCACtac TCAAGTTCAAGCATTCCATGGAATCAGAAAGGATGTCACTGCCAAGGAACTGCTTGAATCCCAAATCATTGATGATGACCTCTTCAAAGATCTTAGAGCTGGAATAGTCACAGTGACAGAAGTAAGTGAAATGGAGTCAGTGAGGAGGTACTTAGAGGGAACTAACAGCATTGCCGGAGTTTACCTGCAGTCAACCAAAGAGATCCTGAGCATCTCTGAAGCCAAAAGAAGAGCCTTGCTAACTCCTGGCACATCGTTGGTGCTACTGGAGGCCCAAGCTGCCACCGGCTTTGTCATTGATCCAGTGAACAACAAGAAACTTTCTGTAGAGGAAGCTGTGGATCAAGGGGTGGTTGGCACTGAGTGGAAAAAGAAACTGCTCTCTGCAGAAAGAGCGGTCACCGGATACAAAGATCCCTACACAGGAAACACCATTTCTTTGTTCCAAGCTCTGAAAAAAGATCTCATTGTCAAAGATCATGGAATCCGTCTCCTCGAAGCACAAATTGCGACCGGCGGCATCATCGACCCAGTGCACAGTCACAGAGTGCCCGTACAGGTGGCATACCAGCGAGGTTACTTTGATGAAGAAATGAATCAGATTCTGTCTGACCCTGATGACGACACCAAGGGGTTCTTTGACCCTAATACCCAAGAGAACCTCACCTACCTTCAGCTAGTTGAGAGGTGCATTACAGAACCAGTCACAGGCCTTAGCTTACTGGTCATTGTGAAGAAAGGCGAGTTTTATTTCTACGTTGATGAGGCAACAAAACTTATTCTGAAGTCTACAACAACAACCAGAGCAGGAGGAAAATACCAAGGAGAAACAGTGTCCCTGTGGGATCTCCTCCATTCCAGATACGTAACcgaggagaaaaggagagagctTGTGCAACAGTACAAGTCTGGCTCAATCACAATTGAACGCCTTTTGGAAATCATCCTCACTGTCATTCGGCAGCAGACCACtacatcctc TCAAGTTCAAGCATTCCATGGAATCAGAAAGGATGTCACTGCCAAGGAACTGCTTGAATCCCAAATCATTGATGATGACCTCTTCAAAGATCTTAGAGCTGGAATAGTCACAGTGACAGAAGTAAGTGAAATGGAGTCAGTGAGGAGGTACTTAGAGGGAACTAACAGCATTGCCGGAGTTTACCTGCAGTCAACCAAAGAGATCCTAAGCATCTCTGAAGCCAAAAGAAGAGCCTTGCTAACTCCTGGCACATCGTTGGTGCTACTGGAGGCCCAAGCTGCCACCGGCTTTGTCATTGATCCAGTGAACAACAAGAAACTTTCTGTAGAGGAAGCTGTGGATCAAGGGGTGGTTGGCACTGAGTGGAAAAAGAAACTGCTCTCTGCAGAAAGAGCGGTCACCGGATACAAAGATCCCTACACAGGAGACACCATTTCTTTGTTCCAAGCTCTGAAAAAAGATCTCATTGTCAAAGATCATGGAATCCGTCTCCTCGAAGCACAAATTGCGACCGGCGGCATCATCGACCCAGTGCACAGTCACAGAGTGCCTGTACAGGTGGCATACCAGCGAGGTTACTTTGATGAAGAAATGAATCAGATTCTGTCTGACCCTGATGACGACACCAAGGGTTTCTTTGACCCTAATACCCAAGAGAACCTCACCTACCTTCAGCTAGTTGAGAGGTGCATTACAGAACCAGTCACAGGCCTTAGCTTATTGGTCATTGTGAAGAAAGGCGAGTTTTACTTCTACGTTGATGAGGCAACAAAACTCATTCTGAAGTCTACAACAACAACCAGAGCAGGAGGAAAATACCAAGGAGAAACAGTGTCCCTGTGGGATCTCCTCTATTCCAGATACATAACcgaggagaaaaggagagagctTGTGCAACAGTACAAGTCTGGCTCAATCACAATTGAACGCCTTTTGGaaatcatcctcaccatcattcGGCAGCAGACGGCtacatcctcatc TCAAGTTCAAGCATTCCATGGAATCAGAAAGGATGTCACTGCCAAGGAACTGCTTGAATCCCAAATCATTGATGATGACCTCTTCAAAGATCTTGGAGCTGGAAGAGTCACAGTGACAGACGTAAGTGAAATGGAGTCAGTAAGGAGGTACTTAGAGGGAACTAACAGCATTGCCGGAGTTTACCTGCAGTCAACCAAAGAGATCCTAAGCATCTCTGAAGCCAAAAGAAGAGCCTTGCTAACTCCTGGCACATCGTTGGTGCTACTGGAGGCCCAAGCTGCCACCGGCTTTGTCATTGATCCAGTGAACAACAAGAAACTTTCTGTAGAGGAAGCTGTGGATCAAGGGGTGGTTGGCACTGAGTGGAAAAAGAAACTGCTCTCTGCAGAAAGAGCGGTCACCGGATACAAAGATCCCTACACAGATAACACCATTTCTTTGTTCCAAGCTCTGAAAAAAGATCTCATTGTCAAAGATCATGGAATCCGTCTCCTCGAAGCACAAATTGCGACCGGCGGCATCATCGACCCAGTGCACAGTCACAGAGTGCCCGTACAGGTGGCATACCAGCGAGGTTACTTTGATGAAGAAATGAATCAGATTCTGTCTGACCCTGATGACGACACCAAGGGTTTCTTTGACCCCAATACCCAAGAGAACCTCACCTACCTTCAGCTAGTTGAGAGGTGCATTACAGAACCAGCCACAGGCCTTAGCTTATTGGTCATTGTGAAGAAAGGCGAGTTTTATTTCTACGTTGATGAGGCAACAAAACTCATTCTGAAGTCTACAACAACAATCAGAGCAGGAGGAAAATACCAAGGAGAAACAGTGTCCCTGTGGGATCTCCTCCATTCCAGATACGTAACcgaggagaaaaggagagagctTGTGCAACAGTACAAGTCTGGCTCAATCACAATTGAACGCCTTTTGGAAATCATCCTCACCGTCATTCAGCAGCAGACCACTACATCCTCATCAACATCAATCGTCACGTGCCAACCACAAGAAACAAAAGTGGACAGCGGCTCAACAAAAACTACCATCACTACTACAATAACAGACACAACTCAAGTTCAAGCATTCCATGGAATCAGAAAGGATGTCACTGCCAAGGAACTGCTTGAATCCCAAATCATTGATGATGACCTCTTCAAAGATCTTAGAGCTGGAAGAGTCACAGTGACAGAAGTAAGTGAAATGGAGTCAGTGAGGAGGTACTTAGAGGGAACTAACAGCATTGCCGGAGTTTACCTGCAGTCAACCAAAGAGATCCTGAGCATCTCTGAAGCCAAAAGAAGAGCCTTGCTAACTCCTGGCACATCGTTGGTGCTACTGGAGGCCCAAGCCGCCACCGGCTTTGTCATTGATCCAGTGAACAACAAGAAACTTTCTGTAGAGGAAGCTGTGGATCAAGGGGTGGTTGGCACTGAGTGGAAAAAGAAACTGCTCTCTGCAGAAAGAGCGGTCACCGGATACAAAGATCCCTACACAGGAAACACCATTTCTTTGTTCCAAGCTCTGAAAAAAGATCTCATTGTCAAAGATCATGGAATCCGTCTCCTCGAAGCACAAATTGCGACCGGCGGCATCATCGACCCAGTGCACAGTCACAGAGTGCCTGTACAGGTGGCATACCAGCGAGGTTACTTTGATGAAGAAATGAATCAGATTCTGTCTGACCCTGATGACGACACCAAGGGTTTCTTTGACCCCAATACCCAAGAGAACCTCACCTACCTTCAGCTAGTTGAGAGGTGCATTACAGAACCCGCCACAGGCCTTAGCTTATTGGTCATTGTGAAGAAAGGCGAGTTTTATTTCTACGTTGATGAGGCAACAAAACTCATTCTGAAGTCTACAACAACAACCAGAGCAGGAGGAAAATACCAAGGAGAAACAGTGTCCCTGTGGGATCTCCTCTATTCCAGATACGTAACcgaggagaaaaggagagagctTGTGCAACAGTACAAGTCTGGCTCAATCACAATTGAACGCCTTTTGGaaatcatcctcaccatcattcGGCAGCAGACCGcaacatcctcatcatcatcaatcgtCACGTGCCAACCACAAGAAACAAAAGTGGACAGCGGCTCAACAAAAACTACCATCACTACTACAATAACAGACACAACTCAAGTTCAAGCATTCCATGGAATCAGAAAGGATGTCACTGCCAAGGAACTGCTTGAATCCCAAATCATTGATGATGACCTCTTCAAAGATCTTAGAGCTGGAAGAGTCACAGTGACAGACGTAAGCGAAATGGAGTCAGTGAGGAGGTACTTAGAGGGAACTAACAGCATTGCCGGAGTTTACCTGCAGTCAACCAAAGAGATCCTAAGCATCTCTGAAGCCAAAAGAAGAGCCTTGCTAACTCCTGGCACATCGTTGGTGCTACTGGAGGCCCAAGCTGCCACCGGCTTTGTCATTGATCCAGTGAACAACAAGAAACTTTCTGTAGAGGAAGCTGTGGATCAAGGGGTGGTTGGCACTGAGTGGAAAAAGAAACTGCTCTCTGCAGAAAGAGCGGTCACCGGATACAAAGATCCCTACACAGGAAACACCATTTCTTTGTTCCAAGCTCTGAAAAAAGATCTCATTGTCAAAGATCATGGAATCCGTCTCCTCGAAGCACAAATTGCGACCGGCGGCATCATCGACCCAGTGCACAGTCACAGAGTGCCCGTACAGGTGGCATACCAGCGAGGTTACTTTGATGAAGAAATGAATCAGATTCTGTCTGACCCTGATGACGACACCAAAGGTTTCTTTGACCCCAATACCCAAGAGAACCTCACCTACCTTCAGCTGGTTGAGAGGTGCATTACAGAACCCGTCACAGGCCTTAGCTTACTTCCCTTACGAAAGTGA